In Pangasianodon hypophthalmus isolate fPanHyp1 chromosome 3, fPanHyp1.pri, whole genome shotgun sequence, a single genomic region encodes these proteins:
- the si:dkey-191g9.5 gene encoding rap1 GTPase-GDP dissociation stimulator 1 codes for MADIDALTGALNAISVSTELVEEELKPHIDTLLNALLEKKTGAAEQIASSGILPTLAQTLRQKGSLRSQVTLLVAEMAREAAVRERCIQAGLVAALVPLLNSPDQELLLHTGRAIGRICFDNTVQQTQLVKNGVIPRLVAIMHQYPENDPLVNVCLLALCNLADMDAAREALAEVGLADVLTSQLKRAPDAERRHLILEVLGSLGESDALKLQFVEGGVPEALSEMIRGLQGDSDPHDLCSIKIASNLIVTLLLGDESMQKCFGEGTGGVYQDVLSWLQSSNIQLQLSGALAIANFARNDSNCVKMMELGVVPYILDLLEHHVDEGDVSVQHAGLSALRNLAIPASNKVRMLEDGVIQRIRTLLRSDMPPVQFKLLGTLRMMVDGQDEAATVLGKDDMLLARVMEWCEAKDHAGVRGEANRLLAALIRHSRSSEVIRAVIKADGVQHLISMATSEHVIMQNEALVALAIASAIDIDVVEEPFSHANLLSTLKKMLDDPVGAVEVKFSTLGLICSLANSSMLKEQMDALNLKDSLSKLSSHTSTKLASQAVTVMGVLSETS; via the exons ATGGCAGATATTG ATGCTCTGACTGGAGCTCTGAATGCCATCAGTGTGAGCACTGAACTTGTAGAGGAGGAACTAAAGCCTCATATTGACACGCTACTGAACGCCTTACTGGAGAAGA AAACGGGTGCTGCAGAGCAGATAGCCTCCAGTGGAATACTGCCCACGCTGGCCCAGACTCTGAGACAGAAGGGCTCCCTCAGATCACAAGTGACGCTGTTGGTGGCTGAAATGGCCAGAGAAG CTGCTGTAAGGGAGCGGTGTATCCAGGCAGGCCTGGTGGCTGCTCTGGTGCCTTTACTGAACAGCCCAGACCAGGAGCTGCTGCTGCACACCGGCCGTGCCATCGGACGCATCTGCTTCGACAACA CTGTGCAACAGACACAGTTGGTGAAGAATGGTGTTATCCCCAGACTGGTGGCCATTATGCACCAGTACCCAGAGAATGATCCATTAGTCAATGTCTGCCTACTGGCCCTGTGTAACCTTGCTGATATGG ATGCAGCGAGAGAAGCTTTGGCAGAAGTCGGGCTGGCAGATGTTCTGACCTCCCAGCTGAAGCGTGCACCAGATGCAGAGCGCCGCCATCTTATTCTGGAGGTGTTGGGATCACTGGGAGAGAGTG ATGCACTGAAGCTCCAGTTTGTAGAGGGTGGGGTGCCTGAAGCCCTCTCTGAAATGATTCGAGGATTGCAGGGTGACTCCGACCCTCATGACCTGTGTAGTATAAAAATAGCGTCCAACCTCATAGTGACATTGCTACTGGGAG ATGAATCCATGCAGAAATGTTTTGGAGAGGGAACAGGGGGTGTGTATCAGGATGTTTTGTCCTGGCTTCAGTCCTCTAACATCCAGCTTCAACTGTCTGGTGCACTGGCAATTGCCAACTTTGCCAGGAATG ACAGTAATTGTGTCAAGATGATGGAACTGGGGGTTGTTCCATATATTCTGGATCTGCTGGAGCATCATGTAGATGAGGGAGATGTGTCAGTGCAGCATGCAGGCCTTAGTGCTCTCAGAAATCTTGCTATACCAG CATCTAATAAAGTGCGCATGCTGGAGGATGGAGTGATTCAGCGGATCAGGACTCTGCTGCGCTCCGACATGCCTCCTGTCCAGTTCAAGCTCCTGGGGACTCTGCGTATGATGGTGGACGGCCAAG atgaagCAGCTACAGTTTTGGGCAAGGATGACATGTTATTGGCACGGGTTATGGAGTGGTGTGAAGCGAAAGACCATGCTGGTGTCAGAGGGGAGGCCAATCGGCTTTTAGCAGCACTTATCAGACACAGTCGCTCCTCA GAAGTCATCCGTGCTGTCATCAAGGCAGATGGGGTCCAACACCTGATCTCTATGGCAACCAGTGAACATGTCATTATGCAGAATGAGGCGTTGGTTGCTCTAGCCATCGCCTCTGCAATAGATATTG ATGTGGTGGAAGAACCGTTCAGTCATGCTAATCTGCTATCCACCCTGAAGAAGATGCTGGATGACCCTGTAGGCGCAGTGGAAGTCAAATTTAGCACATTAGGGCTCATTTGCAGTCTGGCCAACTCCA gcatgCTGAAGGAACAGATGGATGCTCTGAACCTGAAGGACAGCCTGTCCAAGCTTTCCAGTCACACCAGCACCAAGCTGGCCTCGCAGGCAGTCACAGTAATGGGCGTACTCTCTGAGACTAGCTAG